In one window of Tenacibaculum mesophilum DNA:
- a CDS encoding vWA domain-containing protein, with product MFKKLFYAMLLLSSIAFAAQQRTITGVVSDESGPLPGVTIVVKGTTNGTETDFDGKYSISATQGDVLVFSFVGMKTVEEKVKERSVINIIMKSDNLLEEVVVAAYGISKRRKSSASKVIRIRGYNQIENRDSYAGRSENIFKSPINSPLSTFSIDVDKASYSNIRRMINSGQKIPKDAVKIEEMINYFDYNYPQPKGEHPFSITTEIVTTPWNKDTQLVRIGLKGKEYKQENLPASNLTFLIDVSGSMSDHNKLPLLKSAFKLLVNQLREKDKVAIVVYAGAAGVVLKPTSGNEKETILEALNQLEAGGSTAGGEGIELAYKLAKENYIKDGNNRVILATDGDFNVGASTNAEMEELIEEKRKSGVFLSVLGFGYGNYQDDKLEILADKGNGNHAYIDTMQEAQKVFGKEFGGTLYTIAKDVKIQVEFNPEKVKAYRLIGYENRLLNDEDFVDDTKDAGELGSGHTVTALYEVIPVGVKSKFLKKLSKLKYTQNKQLNNFNDELLTVKFRYKLPKGTKSIELVKTVKNEVLAPTNDMKFISAVALFGMQLSKSKFKNKTKIEDVLSLTEGEIGEDKDGYKAEFVRLVKTYN from the coding sequence ATGTTTAAAAAACTATTTTATGCAATGCTATTATTGAGTTCAATAGCATTTGCAGCGCAACAAAGAACAATTACAGGTGTAGTTTCAGATGAATCAGGTCCGTTACCAGGAGTGACTATTGTGGTAAAAGGAACAACCAATGGGACTGAAACTGATTTTGATGGTAAATACTCTATTTCAGCTACACAAGGTGATGTTTTAGTATTTTCTTTTGTAGGAATGAAAACTGTAGAAGAAAAGGTAAAAGAAAGGTCTGTAATTAATATAATAATGAAGAGTGATAATCTTTTAGAAGAAGTTGTAGTAGCAGCCTACGGTATTTCAAAAAGGAGAAAATCATCGGCTTCAAAAGTTATTAGAATTAGAGGGTATAATCAAATTGAAAATAGAGATTCTTATGCAGGAAGAAGTGAAAATATTTTCAAAAGTCCTATAAATTCTCCCTTGTCTACATTTTCTATTGATGTTGATAAAGCTTCTTACAGTAATATAAGAAGAATGATTAATAGCGGTCAAAAAATACCAAAGGATGCAGTTAAGATCGAAGAAATGATTAATTACTTTGATTATAACTATCCACAACCTAAAGGAGAACATCCTTTTTCAATCACTACAGAGATTGTTACGACTCCATGGAATAAAGATACTCAGCTGGTAAGAATTGGGTTAAAAGGAAAAGAGTATAAACAAGAAAATTTACCAGCATCAAACTTAACTTTTTTGATAGATGTTTCAGGCTCTATGTCAGATCATAATAAATTACCTTTATTAAAATCTGCTTTTAAATTATTGGTAAATCAGTTAAGAGAAAAAGATAAAGTAGCAATTGTTGTATATGCAGGAGCAGCAGGGGTAGTTTTAAAACCTACCTCAGGAAATGAAAAAGAAACAATATTAGAGGCTTTGAATCAATTAGAAGCAGGAGGCTCAACGGCAGGAGGAGAAGGAATTGAGTTAGCTTACAAACTAGCAAAGGAAAATTATATAAAAGATGGAAATAACCGAGTTATTTTAGCTACAGACGGTGATTTTAATGTAGGAGCTTCAACCAATGCTGAAATGGAAGAGTTAATAGAAGAAAAAAGAAAATCAGGAGTATTTCTATCAGTGTTAGGTTTTGGTTACGGAAACTACCAAGATGATAAATTAGAAATTTTAGCAGATAAGGGAAATGGAAATCATGCGTATATCGACACGATGCAAGAAGCGCAAAAGGTATTTGGTAAAGAATTTGGGGGTACTTTATATACCATTGCAAAGGATGTGAAAATTCAGGTAGAATTTAATCCAGAAAAAGTAAAAGCATATCGTTTAATAGGATATGAAAACAGATTGTTGAATGATGAAGATTTTGTAGATGATACAAAAGATGCTGGTGAGTTAGGTAGTGGTCATACAGTAACAGCATTGTATGAAGTAATTCCTGTAGGAGTAAAAAGTAAATTTTTGAAGAAACTATCCAAATTGAAGTATACTCAAAACAAACAACTGAATAATTTTAATGATGAATTATTAACCGTGAAGTTTAGGTATAAATTACCAAAAGGGACTAAGAGCATAGAGTTAGTGAAAACTGTAAAAAATGAAGTATTGGCACCAACGAATGATATGAAATTTATTTCAGCAGTAGCTTTATTTGGAATGCAATTAAGTAAATCAAAATTTAAAAATAAGACAAAAATTGAAGATGTACTTAGTTTGACAGAGGGAGAAATAGGAGAGGATAAAGATGGTTACAAAGCAGAGTTTGTTAGATTAGTAAAAACGTATAATTAA
- a CDS encoding YebC/PmpR family DNA-binding transcriptional regulator: protein MGRAFEFRKARKMKRWSAMAKTFTRIGKDIVMAVKEGGPNPETNSRLRVVIQNAKAANMPKDNVERAIKKASDKSTENYKEVLFEGYAPHGIAVLVETATDNNNRTVANVRAAFNKCNGNLGTSGSVAFMFDHVVNFKVKEDSLGMDLEEFEMEMIDFEVEEVFADEEDSSVMLYAPFEQFGAIQKYLEENNIEILSSEFERIPTTTTAISEEQKEEVNKLLERLEEDDDVNNVYHSMEE, encoded by the coding sequence ATGGGAAGAGCATTCGAATTTAGGAAAGCAAGAAAGATGAAACGTTGGTCAGCTATGGCTAAAACCTTTACTCGTATTGGTAAAGATATCGTTATGGCAGTTAAAGAAGGTGGTCCAAACCCCGAAACCAACTCTCGTTTGCGTGTTGTAATTCAAAATGCAAAGGCTGCCAACATGCCTAAAGATAATGTTGAGCGCGCTATTAAAAAAGCATCTGATAAAAGTACTGAAAACTATAAAGAAGTATTATTTGAAGGATATGCTCCTCATGGAATTGCTGTTTTAGTAGAAACTGCTACTGATAATAATAACCGTACAGTAGCTAATGTACGTGCTGCTTTTAACAAGTGTAACGGAAATTTAGGAACTTCTGGATCAGTTGCTTTTATGTTTGACCACGTGGTTAACTTTAAAGTAAAAGAAGATTCCTTAGGAATGGATTTAGAAGAGTTTGAAATGGAAATGATCGACTTTGAAGTGGAAGAAGTTTTTGCCGACGAAGAAGATAGTTCGGTAATGCTTTATGCTCCTTTTGAACAATTTGGCGCTATTCAAAAATATTTAGAAGAAAATAATATTGAAATTCTTTCTTCGGAATTTGAACGTATTCCAACAACCACTACTGCGATTTCAGAAGAACAAAAAGAAGAGGTAAACAAACTTTTAGAAAGACTGGAAGAAGATGATGACGTAAATAATGTCTACCATTCTATGGAAGAATAA
- a CDS encoding DUF3352 domain-containing protein, giving the protein MKRKVFWGIIALVIGFVIYQVYIFTLSENDNIKSIYLVPDDAVFIVDTERPIDTWDEISSSEIWTHLQKNQQINKLSEGLHSLDETFKAKKEIFDFIGERNLVISVHVFSPRKYGLLYVADLQKFSKLIFLKRAISNLAGEDYKVTKRVYKEHEIIELYNKKTRETLHLSFIKNQVIASYTHLLVEQSIDQYLNPVIGRDINFIEIKKKTDTDGFFNIYLQHKYLKDYLNCFTSSSNLDFLNKEAFFYSGLDISIVEGVIVQATGYTNVDTNSQTYLKVLQKSGAGKRSVAKVAPKNTSLYLSFAFDNFKTFNSNLEKLQQENPADFKVYSDQLAMIEDKLDINVSENIYSWIGSEIALIHFNTELSKNKKDIAAIIKADDIDDAKENLQLVLSKIKENTPLKYKQIDYRGYPINFFDLKGFFKMLAGNMFSKMEKPYFTIIDDFVVFSTSPNTIKEIINNHLIGYTLENSEKFDDFNYHFEKKSSVFAYVNTPNSYKDLLSLVDNKTRRELQKNKPYITCFSQIGMQLIASDDLFESNISLVFEDPKNIDINTKKDKELREKLLLELAPYKDSTSTQNSTTFFKLPPIHPSDLSAKSYKEFYKKGQLKFEVDLEDGLKDGSYKSYYENGNVKVKGHYKNDKQSGTWKAYDKQTGDVIFKKHF; this is encoded by the coding sequence ATGAAGAGGAAAGTGTTTTGGGGCATTATTGCCCTTGTTATAGGCTTTGTAATCTATCAAGTGTATATTTTCACCTTATCTGAAAATGATAATATCAAGTCTATTTACCTAGTTCCTGATGATGCTGTTTTCATAGTTGATACTGAAAGACCTATTGACACTTGGGATGAAATAAGCTCAAGTGAAATTTGGACGCATCTTCAAAAGAATCAACAAATCAATAAACTATCTGAAGGCCTACATAGTTTAGATGAAACTTTTAAAGCAAAAAAGGAAATTTTTGACTTTATTGGGGAACGTAATCTGGTTATTTCAGTACATGTATTTAGTCCTAGAAAATATGGGTTATTATACGTTGCGGATTTACAAAAATTCTCTAAACTTATTTTTCTAAAAAGAGCTATAAGTAATTTGGCTGGAGAAGACTATAAGGTAACGAAACGAGTATACAAAGAACACGAAATTATAGAACTGTATAATAAGAAGACTAGAGAAACTTTACACCTTTCTTTTATTAAAAACCAAGTTATAGCTTCTTATACTCACCTTTTGGTTGAACAATCAATTGACCAATACTTGAATCCTGTTATTGGACGAGATATAAATTTTATAGAAATAAAAAAGAAAACAGATACTGATGGATTTTTTAATATCTATTTACAACATAAATATCTAAAAGACTATTTAAATTGTTTTACCAGTTCTAGCAATTTAGATTTTTTAAATAAAGAAGCATTCTTCTACTCTGGTTTAGACATATCCATTGTGGAAGGAGTTATCGTTCAAGCTACTGGTTACACAAACGTTGACACTAATTCACAAACTTATTTAAAGGTATTACAAAAGTCTGGGGCTGGTAAGCGTAGCGTTGCTAAAGTAGCTCCAAAGAACACCTCTTTATACCTTAGTTTTGCTTTTGATAACTTTAAAACATTCAATAGTAATCTAGAGAAACTCCAACAAGAAAATCCTGCTGATTTTAAGGTGTATTCTGATCAACTTGCGATGATTGAGGATAAATTAGATATTAATGTTTCTGAAAACATTTATAGTTGGATTGGTAGTGAAATAGCTTTAATTCATTTTAACACTGAGCTTTCAAAAAACAAGAAAGATATCGCTGCTATTATTAAAGCTGATGATATTGATGATGCTAAAGAAAATCTTCAGCTTGTCCTTTCAAAAATTAAAGAAAATACCCCTTTAAAATACAAGCAAATCGATTACAGAGGTTATCCTATTAACTTTTTTGATTTAAAAGGATTCTTTAAAATGTTAGCAGGAAACATGTTTTCTAAGATGGAGAAACCTTACTTTACCATTATTGATGATTTTGTAGTTTTTAGTACTAGTCCAAATACTATTAAAGAAATTATTAACAACCACTTAATAGGATACACCCTAGAAAACTCTGAAAAATTCGATGATTTTAATTATCATTTTGAGAAAAAATCTAGTGTCTTTGCTTATGTAAACACTCCAAATTCCTACAAAGATCTTTTAAGTTTAGTTGATAACAAAACTCGACGTGAACTTCAAAAAAACAAACCTTATATTACTTGCTTTTCACAAATTGGAATGCAGCTAATTGCTTCTGATGACTTATTTGAAAGTAATATTTCTCTTGTTTTTGAAGATCCTAAAAACATTGATATAAACACTAAAAAAGATAAAGAATTAAGAGAAAAATTACTTTTAGAGTTAGCTCCTTACAAAGATTCTACAAGTACTCAAAATTCCACAACATTTTTTAAGCTTCCGCCAATACATCCTTCTGACCTAAGCGCTAAATCATACAAAGAGTTTTATAAAAAAGGACAGCTAAAATTTGAAGTTGATTTAGAAGATGGCTTAAAAGATGGTTCTTATAAGTCCTATTATGAAAACGGAAACGTAAAAGTTAAAGGGCATTATAAAAATGATAAACAAAGTGGAACTTGGAAAGCTTATGATAAACAAACAGGTGATGTAATTTTCAAAAAACATTTTTAA
- a CDS encoding acyl-CoA carboxylase subunit beta, which yields MDLNFNKNEDHNKLLVSDLRRRLTKVKLGGGQKRIDKHHEKGKLTARERIDYLLDDKSKSIEIAAFAGEDMYQEHGGCPSGGVVVKMGYVSGKQCIVVANDATVKAGAWFPITGKKNLRAQEIAIENKLPIIYLVDSAGVYLPMQDEIFPDKEHFGRIFRNNAVMSSMGITQIAAVMGSCVAGGAYLPIMSDEALIVDKTGSIFLAGSYLVKAAIGETIDNETLGGATTHCEVSGVTDYKAKDDKDALDTIKNLMDKIGDYDKAGFNRKEAFPPKENEDDIFGILPKARNEQYDMMEIIKRLVDNSEFEEYKAGYGQTIITGYARIDGWAVGIVANQRKIVKSKGAKTKPSEMQFGGVIYNDSADKATRFIANCNQKKIPLVFLQDVTGFMVGSKSEHSGIIKDGAKMVNAVSNSVVPKFTVVIGNSYGAGNYAMCGKAYDPRLIFAWPSAELAVMSGASAAKVLLQIETAALKKKGEEITPEKEAELFDKIKSRYDNQISPYYAAARIWTDAVINPLDTRTWISMGIEAADHAPIEKPFNLGVLQV from the coding sequence ATGGATCTTAACTTCAACAAAAACGAAGACCACAATAAACTTTTAGTATCAGATTTACGTAGACGCTTAACCAAAGTTAAATTAGGCGGTGGACAAAAACGTATTGACAAGCATCATGAGAAAGGAAAATTAACAGCTCGTGAACGTATTGATTATTTATTAGACGATAAGTCTAAGTCTATCGAAATTGCTGCTTTTGCAGGTGAAGACATGTATCAAGAACATGGTGGATGCCCTTCAGGTGGTGTGGTTGTAAAAATGGGATATGTTAGCGGTAAGCAATGTATTGTTGTTGCTAACGATGCTACCGTAAAAGCGGGTGCTTGGTTCCCTATTACAGGAAAGAAAAATTTAAGAGCTCAAGAAATAGCAATTGAAAATAAACTACCTATTATTTATTTGGTAGATTCTGCTGGGGTTTATTTACCAATGCAGGATGAAATTTTTCCTGATAAAGAACACTTCGGAAGAATTTTTAGAAACAATGCGGTAATGAGTAGCATGGGAATTACCCAAATTGCTGCCGTTATGGGAAGTTGTGTTGCTGGTGGTGCTTACTTACCTATTATGAGTGATGAAGCACTTATTGTAGACAAAACAGGAAGTATTTTCTTAGCGGGTAGTTATTTAGTTAAGGCCGCTATTGGTGAAACTATTGATAATGAAACATTAGGTGGAGCAACCACACATTGTGAAGTATCTGGGGTTACCGATTATAAAGCAAAAGATGATAAAGATGCTTTAGATACCATTAAAAACTTAATGGATAAAATTGGAGATTATGACAAAGCTGGATTTAATCGTAAAGAAGCTTTTCCTCCAAAAGAAAATGAAGATGATATTTTCGGAATTTTACCAAAAGCTCGTAATGAGCAATACGACATGATGGAAATCATCAAGCGTTTGGTTGATAATTCTGAATTTGAAGAATACAAGGCAGGCTATGGTCAAACCATTATTACTGGATATGCTCGTATTGATGGATGGGCAGTAGGTATCGTTGCTAACCAACGTAAAATTGTAAAATCAAAAGGAGCAAAAACCAAACCTAGCGAAATGCAATTTGGTGGGGTAATTTATAACGATTCAGCTGATAAAGCTACTCGATTTATTGCCAACTGTAACCAGAAGAAAATCCCGTTAGTTTTCTTACAAGATGTTACTGGGTTTATGGTAGGAAGTAAATCTGAACATAGCGGAATTATTAAAGATGGCGCTAAAATGGTGAACGCTGTTAGTAACTCTGTAGTTCCTAAATTTACGGTAGTTATTGGTAACTCTTACGGTGCAGGAAATTACGCTATGTGTGGTAAGGCCTATGATCCACGTCTTATTTTTGCATGGCCAAGTGCTGAACTAGCTGTGATGAGTGGAGCCTCTGCTGCCAAAGTATTATTACAAATTGAAACTGCCGCTTTAAAGAAAAAAGGAGAAGAAATTACTCCTGAAAAGGAAGCAGAATTATTTGATAAAATTAAATCGAGATACGATAATCAAATATCTCCTTACTATGCTGCTGCAAGAATTTGGACTGATGCTGTAATTAACCCTCTAGACACCAGAACATGGATTTCTATGGGAATAGAAGCTGCTGACCACGCTCCTATTGAAAAGCCTTTTAATTTAGGAGTTTTACAAGTTTAA
- a CDS encoding helix-turn-helix domain-containing protein: MEEEYIRLVFGLKLKQIRTDKNLSLFGLAKLTGLSKSYLNEIEKGKKYPKTDKIVILSEKLEVPYDHLVSLKLDKNLAPIGEILQSKILKEIPLDLFGIKENNLIDIIANAPAKVNAFISTIIKISQNYNLTRESFFLAALRSYQEAHNNYFEDIETKVTDFIKAYQINPNKPISSKDLEEILIEEYGYTIDSEELSKHQKLSELRNIYIPKNKTLLIYNDINEAQRTFIFAKEIAYNYLQIENRLYTFPWIKFDSFDEVLNNFVASYFAGALIIPKDDLIQKLTQLFSLKTWQPIQLHKIIRSYNCSDETFYQRLTNILPRHFNIKNLFFLRFTHKEGSLAHRLSKELHITQQQSPHANRNNEHYCRRWIAIKTIQDLEVSEEKKSAYGIQISSYENSQKEYLVLSAATADPFKEKINRSVSIGMLLSPHLKRKLHFFNEDTFTKKTVGVTCETCAVQNCNERVAEPYILIKQSRNKEIENTVENIIQSYT, translated from the coding sequence TTGGAAGAAGAATATATCAGATTAGTTTTTGGGTTAAAACTGAAACAAATACGTACAGATAAAAATCTATCACTCTTTGGATTAGCTAAACTAACAGGATTATCAAAATCGTATTTAAACGAAATTGAGAAAGGAAAAAAGTATCCAAAAACTGATAAAATTGTTATTCTTTCTGAGAAGCTAGAAGTACCTTATGATCATTTGGTATCTCTAAAATTAGATAAAAACCTAGCCCCTATTGGTGAAATTTTACAATCGAAAATTTTAAAAGAGATTCCTCTTGACCTATTTGGTATTAAAGAAAATAATCTAATTGACATCATTGCCAATGCTCCTGCAAAGGTTAATGCTTTTATAAGTACCATTATTAAGATTTCTCAAAACTACAATTTAACAAGAGAGAGCTTTTTTCTTGCTGCATTACGTTCGTACCAAGAAGCACACAACAACTATTTTGAGGATATTGAAACAAAGGTTACAGATTTTATTAAGGCTTATCAAATCAATCCAAACAAACCTATTTCTTCAAAAGACTTAGAAGAAATTTTAATTGAAGAATACGGTTATACGATTGATAGCGAAGAACTATCTAAACATCAAAAATTATCTGAATTAAGAAACATCTATATTCCAAAAAACAAAACACTTCTTATATATAACGATATAAACGAAGCACAGAGAACATTCATTTTTGCTAAAGAAATAGCTTATAATTATTTACAAATTGAAAACAGGTTATATACATTTCCATGGATTAAATTTGACAGTTTTGATGAAGTATTAAATAATTTTGTAGCTTCTTACTTTGCAGGTGCTTTAATTATTCCGAAAGATGATTTAATTCAAAAACTAACACAACTTTTTTCTTTAAAAACTTGGCAACCTATACAATTGCACAAAATTATTAGAAGTTATAATTGTTCTGACGAAACGTTTTATCAACGTTTAACGAACATTTTACCAAGACATTTTAACATTAAGAACCTATTCTTTTTACGTTTTACTCATAAAGAAGGTTCTCTGGCACATAGACTTTCTAAAGAACTACATATTACACAACAACAGTCTCCTCACGCCAATCGTAACAATGAACATTATTGCAGAAGATGGATTGCCATTAAAACAATTCAGGATTTAGAAGTTTCAGAAGAAAAAAAATCTGCTTACGGAATTCAAATTTCGTCGTACGAAAATTCTCAAAAAGAGTATTTAGTACTTTCTGCGGCTACTGCCGATCCTTTTAAAGAAAAAATTAATCGTAGTGTTAGCATAGGTATGTTGCTTTCTCCACACTTAAAAAGAAAACTTCATTTTTTTAATGAAGATACTTTCACTAAAAAAACAGTAGGTGTTACTTGCGAAACATGCGCAGTACAAAACTGTAATGAACGGGTGGCAGAACCTTATATTTTAATAAAACAATCTAGAAATAAAGAAATAGAAAATACTGTTGAAAACATCATTCAATCGTATACCTAA
- the aceB gene encoding malate synthase A, which translates to MNQDVLAKEIQCVGFDQTEYKSVLTNEAKAFLIQLQEKFNPQRLQLLAEREIEQAYFDAGNYPSFPLETKEIRESDWVCAPLPEDLLDRRVEITGPVERKMIINALNSGAKTFMADFEDSNSPTIQNILDGQVNLRDAVNKTISFYNTTKDKNYELKDKVATLLVRPRGLHLNEKHLLIDGVEMSGSLVDFGLYFFHNIKALREQGSATYFYLPKLEHYKEARWWNDVFVFAQEYMEVPQKTIKATVLIETITASFQLDEIIYELKDHMAGLNCGRWDYIFSYIKKFRNHSGFIVPNRSQVTMSSPFMKAYSLRVIQSCHKRGVHAMGGMAAQIPVKNNEELNKEAFAKVKKDKEQEVRNGHDGTWVAHPGLVAIAMDVFNTTMPNANQIDKKLEDLTITEKDLVELPEGTITEQGIRENINVGILYVESWLMGQGAAALYNLMEDAATAEISRTQVWQWLHKNVMLEDGRTFTEGMYEQFKKEELKKIKSYVGEDRYNNGKFELAIQLFDELILNKEFVEFLTLPAYKYL; encoded by the coding sequence ATGAATCAAGATGTTTTAGCAAAAGAAATTCAATGTGTAGGTTTTGATCAAACCGAGTATAAAAGTGTTTTGACCAATGAAGCCAAAGCATTTTTAATTCAACTTCAAGAAAAATTTAATCCTCAAAGACTTCAATTATTAGCTGAAAGAGAAATCGAACAAGCTTATTTTGATGCAGGAAACTATCCTTCTTTTCCTTTGGAAACGAAAGAGATAAGAGAGAGCGATTGGGTATGTGCTCCGTTACCTGAAGATTTGTTAGATAGGAGAGTAGAAATTACAGGGCCAGTAGAGCGTAAAATGATTATCAATGCATTAAATTCTGGAGCAAAAACGTTTATGGCAGATTTTGAAGATAGTAATTCACCTACAATTCAAAATATTTTAGATGGTCAGGTAAACTTACGAGATGCAGTAAATAAAACAATTTCATTTTATAATACAACAAAAGATAAGAACTATGAGTTGAAAGACAAAGTAGCTACCTTGTTAGTAAGACCAAGAGGGTTGCATTTAAATGAAAAACATTTGTTGATTGATGGCGTAGAAATGTCAGGTTCTTTGGTAGATTTTGGATTGTACTTTTTCCATAATATCAAAGCCTTACGAGAACAGGGGAGTGCAACCTATTTTTATTTACCTAAACTAGAACATTACAAAGAAGCGCGTTGGTGGAATGATGTTTTTGTGTTTGCACAAGAGTATATGGAGGTACCACAAAAAACCATTAAAGCAACAGTATTAATAGAAACAATTACGGCAAGTTTTCAGTTGGATGAAATTATTTATGAGTTAAAAGATCATATGGCTGGTTTAAACTGTGGTCGTTGGGATTATATCTTTTCATACATTAAAAAGTTCAGAAATCATTCTGGTTTTATTGTGCCAAACCGTTCACAAGTAACCATGAGTAGCCCATTTATGAAGGCGTATTCGTTACGAGTTATTCAGTCGTGCCACAAACGAGGTGTACATGCTATGGGAGGAATGGCAGCACAAATTCCTGTGAAGAATAATGAAGAGTTGAATAAAGAAGCTTTTGCTAAGGTTAAGAAAGATAAGGAGCAAGAAGTTAGGAATGGTCATGACGGAACTTGGGTGGCGCATCCTGGTTTAGTAGCAATTGCAATGGACGTTTTTAATACAACAATGCCCAATGCGAATCAGATAGATAAAAAGCTAGAAGATCTAACAATTACAGAAAAAGATTTAGTAGAATTACCAGAAGGTACTATTACTGAGCAAGGAATACGAGAAAATATCAATGTTGGTATTTTGTATGTAGAGTCGTGGTTAATGGGACAAGGAGCAGCTGCCTTGTATAATTTAATGGAAGATGCAGCAACTGCTGAAATATCTCGAACACAAGTATGGCAATGGTTACATAAAAACGTAATGCTTGAAGATGGTAGAACGTTTACAGAGGGAATGTATGAGCAATTTAAAAAAGAAGAATTAAAAAAAATAAAAAGTTATGTAG